The following are encoded together in the Plasmodium vinckei vinckei genome assembly, chromosome: PVVCY_12 genome:
- a CDS encoding GMP synthase [glutamine-hydrolyzing], putative, which translates to MEGNNYDMILVLNFGSQYFHLIVKRLNNIKIYSETKDYNVDLKDIQNLNIKGVIFSGSPHSVNAKNGPHVKKEVLNYFIENKIPIFGICYGMQEIAFHMNGKVGKSKNSEHGSTDVTFISHDYTGNALYKNYKLLEKDTNCILFDDIKDTSKMNVWMNHTEEVTEIPENYYLINSSENCFICGIYNKEDNIYGVQFHPEVYETLDGDQMFYNFAYKICKCTKTFDPIKYHEIEFDNIKKHAQDHYVIAAMSGGIDSTVAAAMTHKIFKDRFFGIFIDNGLLRKNEGEKVYTFIKSTFPDMNITKIDASENFLNQLKGVTDPEQKRKIIGKLFIEEFEKAVYSMDIDIEKTYLLQGTLYPDIIESKCSKNLSDTIKTHHNVGGLPKNLKFKLFEPFKFLFKDDVKKLSQELNLPKELTNRHPFPGPGLAIRVIGEIDKHKLDILREVDDIFINSLKEFNLYDDIGQAFAVIFSSKSVGVRGDARSYDHICALRAVKTTSYMTASYYKIPHDILEKITTRILSNVKGVNRILYDISSKPPSTIEFE; encoded by the coding sequence ATGGAAGGAAACAACTATGATATGATATTAGTTTTAAACTTTGGATctcaatattttcatttaattgtCAAGCGattgaataatataaaaatatacagtGAAACAAAAGATTATAATGTTGATTTAAAAGATATTCagaatttaaatataaagggAGTTATATTTTCAGGAAGCCCACATTCCGTTAATGCAAAAAATGGACCTcatgtaaaaaaagaagtattaaattattttatagaaaataagATTCCTATATTTGGTATATGTTATGGTATGCAAGAAATAGCTTTCCACATGAACGGAAAAGTTGgtaaatcaaaaaattcTGAACATGGAAGTACTGATGTAACATTCATATCACATGACTATACAGGCAATGCATTATATaagaattataaattattagaaaAGGATACTAATtgcatattatttgatGATATAAAAGATACGAGCAAAATGAATGTATGGATGAATCATACAGAAGAGGTAACTGAAATTCctgaaaattattatttaataaactCAAGtgaaaattgttttatttgtggaatttataataaagaagatAACATATATGGTGTTCAATTCCATCCAGAAGTATATGAAACATTAGACGGAGATcaaatgttttataattttgcatataaaatatgtaaatgcACTAAAACATTTGATCCTATAAAATATCATGAAATCGAATTTGATAACATCAAAAAACATGCACAGGATCATTATGTAATTGCTGCTATGTCAGGAGGTATCGATAGTACTGTTGCTGCTGCAATGacacataaaatatttaaagacAGGTTTTTTGGAATATTTATAGATAATGGTTTATTACGAAAAAATGAAGGAGAAAAAgtttatacatttataaaaagtaCATTTCCTGACAtgaatataacaaaaattgACGCCTCTGAAAATTTCTTAAATCAATTAAAAGGTGTTACAGACCCAGagcaaaaaagaaaaatcaTCGGAAAATTATTCATAGAAGAATTTGAAAAAGCAGTATATAGTATGGATATAgatattgaaaaaacatatttattacaagGAACACTATATCCTGATATTATAGAAAGTAAATGCTCGAAAAATTTATCCGATACTATTAAAACCCATCATAATGTAGGAGGGTTaccaaaaaatttaaaattcaaattatttgaaccatttaaatttttatttaaagatgatgttaaaaaattatcacaAGAATTAAACTTACCAAAAGAATTAACAAATAGACACCCATTCCCAGGACCTGGTTTAGCAATAAGAGTTATTGGAGAAATTGATAAACATAAATTAGACATTTTAAGAGAAGTagatgatatatttattaattctttAAAAGAATTTAATCTATATGATGATATAGGGCAAGCATTTGCCGtcatattttcatcaaaatCGGTAGGAGTAAGAGGAGATGCACGATCCTATGATCATATATGTGCACTAAGGGCCGTAAAAACAACATCATATATGACAGCaagttattataaaattccACATGAcattttagaaaaaataactaCTCGTATATTGAGTAACGTCAAGGGAGTTAACAGAATACTTTATGATATCTCTTCTAAACCCCCATCCACAATAgaatttgaataa
- a CDS encoding NLI interacting factor-like phosphatase, putative: MDTNKVYLPKNITLPCKLKWAVDDNSMVSSNQIIAFIIETKNEDINIQNDELINNNNDSQNINQHNYDHNIYEQNNANKCINSIGNLNNENEVCSENTKNDINDQKIVNNQNKLNDEQNNAINFILNSRNTREIKESNHIFLRSNNSGRINILKKNINPQKDEYIYIDSPNELLCEINDEECKHEIIFSGLCANCFMGQEEINKNKNDKYFLSPGFITNEKKLFINTDKAIDLEKERVQNIINNKKLCLVLDLDNTLLQASFYIHSVNIEKDIINITTDFDDDEFAHMCNNFGNENQPSDNNKFENEEINVKSEDTPLNDGKDCYKQFDNIINQRIQNDEINSEMLSFFFNANKKKNKLENDAYHDIKMNYEEYLSFLAKVNTLNLLKYNGKYIHYEDLNDEAIKTKIKKFESSVLKTTVKYDKGLYTIYYKLRPGVIEFLQKMNQKYEIYLYTMGTIEHAKSCLFLLDPLKKFFGNRIFSRKDCTNGMKHLNRILPTYRSMSICVDDSEYIWKETNSCIKVHAYNYFPEIQFLGDIKKKTYFLTKFFSMAQSYLNFSTDIYRFINFKCNEYEEFKKNYLNNFMINNIYTQNLSIPYLPPMGIQIGGAHANMNNTLFVNNSNIVKTKNTIENAKFSEENKGNVFNGVDNTLSLNFDEDDDDFSNDMLIDLEKEFETDNENDSNLKRKSHNSNKINLVNDQELANYSYPLDTTYDDQIENPNEPILSVQTNASNIEHANNNINDNSNDLFTASDEGIPADASMPEIQNNNLVFYINQDQNNSFLNKSNNENNIDMEDYSEFTDSLNNNTNLSNEEDILTDNLVQFYSKDKNDDLDLNLDEDDDEDMFFLNDDILNDDFNKKMKKKKINKNDNVSKIYTPKYAPLYGEQNMPNNINQANYLQPKLKYISPEDEMIFKFISEKTFKKYENYVTQFIDNYFKERDCNSNYQIKKEPQDLEKNITDYMVSEIPSPFKTKTEEINNSNDVFEGEKIYDESYIQEMNNNDEEQIQRSRKGRKPCEDDLIEFQSVNKKKKTNMEYSNESDANILNNKLNYNDGNEKYINEYYETFFIPKNLKENNFQDNDKQLYYLVTILDEIHYVFYKLFDDFKANKINEKNEDSKIYNYFLRYPIVRTILREFRKKILNNCAFNISHLPDDIQRSDYIDNIVKLGGLINNNNYSHMLTINNPLKTESAEKAKYSNLMLIERALYTWKFPDAKYYDMNTWKQPYRNFWDVLEYEEKNYKI, encoded by the exons ATGGACACAAACAAAGTGTATCTAcccaaaaatataacactACCCTGTAAGCTAAAATGGGCAGTAGATGATAATTCTATGGTTAGTTCAAATCAAATAATTGcttttattattgaaactaaaaatgaagatataaatattcaaaatgaTGAATTAATAAACAATAACAATGACTCACAAAATATCAATCAACATAATTATGAccacaatatatatgaacagaataatgcaaataaatgtattaaCAGTATAGgcaatttaaataatgaaaatgaagtaTGTAGCGAAAATACTAAAAATGACATAAATGATCAgaaaattgtaaataaccaaaataaactaaatgacgaacaaaataatgctataaattttatactaAATAGTAGAAATACTCGTGAGATTAAAGAGAGTAATCATATATTCTTGCGATCTAATAACAGCGGtagaataaatattttaaaaaagaatataaaccCCCAAAAAGAtgagtatatatatattgatagccctaatgaattattatgtGAAATTAATGATGAGGAATGTAAGcatgaaataatattttcaggATTATGCGCAAATTGTTTTATGGGGcaagaagaaataaataaaaataaaaatgacaaatattttttatcaccTGGCTTTAtaacaaatgaaaaaaaattatttataaatacagATAAAGCTATTGATctagaaaaagaaagagtacaaaatattataaataataaaaaactatGTTTAGTTTTAGATTTAGACAATACATTATTACAAgcttctttttatattcattctGTTAATATTGAGAAagacataataaatataacgACTGATTTTGATGATGACGAGTTTGCACATATGTGTAATAATTTTGGAAATGAAAACCAACCtagtgataataataagttTGAAAAcgaagaaataaatgttAAATCAGAGGATACTCCATTGAATGATGGTAAAGATTGTTATAAACAATTTGATAACATTATAAATCAGAGAATACAAAacgatgaaataaattctGAAATgctatcatttttttttaatgcaaacaaaaaaaaaaacaaactaGAGAATGATGCTTAtcatgatataaaaatgaactATGAAGAGTATCTTAGTTTTCTAGCTAAGGTAAAtacattaaatttattaaaatataatggaaaatatatacattatgaagatttaaatgatgaagccataaaaacaaaaataaaaaaattcgaATCATCAGTGTTAAAAACAACtgtaaaatatgataaaggattatatactatatattacaaattAAGACCAGGAGTAATtgaatttttacaaaaaatgaatcaaaaatatgaaatatatttatatacaatgGGAACAATAGAACATGCTAAATCatgcttatttttattagacccattgaaaaaattttttggtAATAGAATATTTTCAAGAAAAGATTGTACAAATGGAATGAAACATTTAAATCGAATTCTTCCAACATATCGTAGTATGTCAATCTGTGTTGATGATAGTGAGTATATTTGGAAAGAAACAAATTCTTGCATTAAAGTTCATGCATATAACTATTTTCCTGAAATTCAATTTTTAggagatataaaaaaaaaaacatattttttaacaaaatttttttctatggCTCAATCATATTTAAACTTTTCAACAGATATTTATcgatttattaattttaaatgcaatgaatatgaagaattcaaaaaaaattatttaaataactttatgataaataatatatatacacaaaatTTATCGATTCCTTATTTGCCTCCTATGGGTATACAAATAGGAGGGGCGCATgcaaatatgaataatacattatttgttaataattcGAATATAGTAAAAACTAAAAATACTATAGAAAATGCAAAATTTTCCGAAGAAAACAAAGGCAATGTATTTAACGGAGTTGATAACACACTAAGTCTAAACTTTGATGAAGACGATGACGATTTTTCTAACGACATGCTTATAGATTTGGAAAAGGAATTCGAAAcagataatgaaaatgattcaaatttaaaaagaaaatcaCATAATtccaataaaataaatttggtAAATGATCAAGAACTAGCTAATTATTCATATCCTCTTGATACCACATATGATGACCAAATAGAAAATCCGAATGAACCCATTTTAAGTGTTCAAACAAATGCAAGTAATATCGAACAtgctaataataatataaacgACAATAGTAATGACCTATTTACAGCATCAGATGAAGGTATTCCAGCAGATGCAAGTATGCCTGAAATTCAAAATAACAATTTAGTTTTCTATATAAATCAAGATCAAAATAAttcctttttaaataaatcgaataatgaaaataatattgacaTGGAAGATTATTCTGAATTCACTGActcattaaataataatacaaatttatcGAATGAAGAAGATATATTAACTGATAATTTAGTTCAATTTTATagtaaagataaaaatgatgatttGGATTTGAATTTAGATGAGGATGATGATGAAGATATGTTTTTTCTAAATGATGATATACTAAATGACGActtcaataaaaaaatgaaaaaaaaaaaaataaataaaaatgataatgtatcaaaaatatatacaccGAAATATGCACCTTTATATGGTGAACAAAATATgccaaataatattaatcaagctaattatttacaaccaaaattaaaatatatatctccAGAAGATGAAAtgatttttaaatttatatctgaaaaaacatttaaaaaatatgaaaattacGTAACACAATTTATAGACAATTATTTTAAGGAGCGCGATTGTAATAGCAATTaccaaattaaaaaggaaCCACAAGAccttgaaaaaaatatcaccGACTACATGGTATCAGAAATTCCGTCCCcgtttaaaacaaaaacgGAAGAAATAAACAATAGTAATGATGTGTTTGAaggagaaaaaatatatgatgaaTCATATATCCAagaaatgaataataatgatgaagaaCAAATTCAAAGATCACGAAAAGGTAGAAAACCTTGTGAGGATGATTTAATAGAATTTCAAAGTgtaaataagaaaaaaaaaactaatatGGAATATTCAAATGAAAGCGATGCaaacatattaaataacAAATTAAACTATAACGACGGAAATGAGAAATATATCAACGAATATTAtgaaactttttttattccaaaaaatttaaaggaaaataattttcagGATAATGATAAgcaattatattatttagtaACTATACTAGACGAAATACATTATGTGTTTTATAAACTTTTTGATGACTTTAaagcaaataaaataaatgaaaaaaatgaagactcaaaaatatataattattttttacgaTATCCAATAGTTAGAACCATATTAAGGGAATTCcggaaaaaaattttaaaca ATTGTGCATTTAACATATCTCATTTACCTGATGACATACAAAGAAGCGATTATATAGACAACATTGTTAAACTTGGGGGgcttataaataataataattacagTCATATGCTGACAATAAATAATCCATTAAAAACTGAAAGCGCAGAAAAAGCAAAATACTCAAATTTAATGCTAATTGAAAGAGCCTTATATACTTGGAA ATTTCCTGAtgcaaaatattatgacaTGAACACGTGGAAACAGCCATACAGAAATTTCTGGGATGTCCTTgaatatgaagaaaaaaattataaaatataa
- a CDS encoding autophagy-related protein 18, putative — MVSLRLDNNRYIAFNQDYGCLCMANEKGFKIYNTNPFTQTYSRDLTDRNKNGLYIAEMLYRCNILAITGNKNDRKGKWAKNVLIIWDDRQMREIAKLTFSSNIIGVRLLREIIVVILEYKLCIYRLKDIILLETLNTAKNPSGLCCLSNIDKNIIIAYLSPIKGRVNIHIFEKNASENVHEELPYINFKTDLSIYAHDNPIACINLSNDGKLLVTASTKGTIIRLFNTFDGSILNEFRRGTKTAKILSLNISNDNNWLCLTSNRNTVHVFSIYKRTRPPRKVDIISKGKNISSHVMLNYEKEPKNKKSSIKCLLPCHPYLNSDWSFSSYKIPGKKISSICAFVSDQNCIIVICSNGLIYKLRFNEHIGGEMLKISSHSFD; from the exons atggtaTCATTAAGATTAGATAATAATAGATATATAGCTTTTAATCAAGATTATGGCTGTCTGTGTATGGCCAACGAAAAAGgatttaaaatttacaatACAAATCCTTTCACTCAAACATATAGTAGAG aTTTAACTGATcggaataaaaatggattaTACATAGCAGAAATGCTTTATCGTTGTAATATTTTAGCAATAACCGGAAACAAAAATGatagaaaaggaaaatgggcaaaaaatgttttaataatatgggATGATAGACAAATGAGAGAAATAGCAAAATTGACATTTTCATCAAACATTATTGGTGTGAGATTATTAAGAGAAATAATTGTGGTTATTTtagaatataaattatgtatatacagattaaaagatataatattattagaaaCCCTAAATACAGCAAAAAATCCATCAGGATTATGCTGCTTATCAAacattgataaaaatattattattgcatATTTGTCACCTATAAAAGGTCGAGttaatattcatatatttgaaaaaaatgctaGTGAGAATGTTCATGAAGAACTCccttatataaattttaaaacagATTTAAGTATATATGCTCATGATAATCCAATTGCATGTATAAATTTAAGTAATGATGGAAAACTATTGGTAACCGCTTCCACAAAAGGAACAATTATAAGATTATTTAACACATTCGATGGAAGTATATTAAACGAATTTAGAAGAGGTACTAAAACGGctaaaatattatctttaaatatcagtaatgataataattggCTGTGTTTAACTTCAAATAGAAATACTGTACAtgtattttctatatataaaagaacCCGACCACCACGAAAAGTAGATATAATATctaaaggaaaaaatatatcatcacATGTTATGctaaattatgaaaaagaaccaaaaaataaaaaatcatcTATTAAATGTTTATTACCTTGTCATCCATACTTAAATAGTGATTGGAGCTTTTCATCATATAAAATCCCcgggaaaaaaatatcatcaATTTGTGCATTTGTAAGCGACCAAAATtgtattattgttatatgTTCAAATggattaatttataaattgaGATTTAATGAACATATAGGAGGAGAGATGCTTAAGATATCTTCCCATAGCTttgattaa